From Eleftheria terrae, the proteins below share one genomic window:
- a CDS encoding complex I NDUFA9 subunit family protein, with the protein MNRIVVLGGSGFIGRHLCEKWVASWPEGSATVVVPTRRPAHVRDLLPLPGIEPALLERLDEKRLAPLLHGADAVVNLVGILHGSEAAFRQAHAGLPEQLVRACRQAGVRRVVHVSALGASADAPSHYLRSKAAGEAALRAATDLQLTLLRPSVVFGEGDRFLTLFARLQRSFPVLPLAGGESRLQPVWVEDVARAILRCLDRPDSIGQVYECAGPRVYTLRELVHCAGVWSGHSRPVLPLPPVLGRLQALLLEALPGEPLMTRDNLASLQVDNVASGRCPGLRELHITPAALEAIAPGYLAEPGLTDRLYGLRATARRG; encoded by the coding sequence ATGAACAGGATCGTCGTCCTGGGTGGGTCCGGCTTCATCGGCCGCCACCTGTGCGAGAAGTGGGTCGCCAGCTGGCCGGAGGGCAGCGCGACCGTGGTGGTGCCGACCCGCCGCCCCGCCCATGTGCGCGACCTGCTGCCGCTGCCCGGCATCGAGCCGGCCCTGCTCGAGCGGCTCGACGAAAAGCGCCTGGCCCCGCTGTTGCACGGTGCCGATGCGGTGGTCAACCTGGTGGGCATCCTGCACGGCAGCGAGGCGGCCTTTCGGCAGGCCCATGCGGGCCTGCCCGAGCAGCTGGTGCGGGCCTGCCGCCAGGCTGGTGTCCGGCGTGTGGTGCACGTCAGTGCGCTGGGCGCCTCGGCGGACGCTCCTTCGCACTACCTGCGCTCCAAGGCGGCTGGTGAAGCGGCGCTGCGGGCGGCCACCGACCTGCAGCTGACGCTGTTGCGCCCGTCTGTCGTGTTCGGCGAGGGCGACCGCTTCCTCACGCTCTTCGCCCGCCTGCAGCGCAGCTTCCCGGTGCTGCCCCTGGCCGGTGGCGAATCGCGCCTGCAGCCCGTGTGGGTGGAGGATGTGGCGCGTGCCATCCTGCGCTGCCTGGACCGTCCCGACAGCATCGGCCAGGTCTACGAGTGTGCCGGGCCGCGCGTCTACACCTTGCGCGAGCTGGTGCATTGCGCCGGCGTGTGGTCGGGGCATTCGCGGCCCGTCCTGCCGCTGCCGCCCGTCCTGGGCCGCCTGCAGGCCCTGTTGCTCGAAGCACTGCCCGGCGAGCCGCTGATGACGCGCGACAACCTCGCCTCCCTGCAGGTCGACAACGTCGCTTCCGGACGCTGCCCGGGCCTGCGCGAATTGCACATCACGCCGGCCGCGCTCGAGGCCATCGCGCCGGGCTACCTGGCCGAGCCCGGGCTGACCGACCGGCTCTACGGCCTGCGTGCGACGGCACGACGGGGATGA
- a CDS encoding transglycosylase SLT domain-containing protein produces the protein MKKANRVNSVYRRTWAALLAAASLCLAAQPSAAQAPVDPVLDARDALRRRDAGRLALAKASATSQQHPLAQWVDYWELQNRLQQADAEELNAFFARWPDTYVADRLRNDWLLELGRRNDWATFSTQLPRFRMQDDKQVDCYAVLARRDGGGDDLRAAARKAWMAQREADQGCSLMALTLYQAGVLTHADIWRKARLATEAGRRNPGRQAVVVVGTDAAQRYDELYENPARYLARRAGSANRTDAELTTLALVRLAASDPEAAAAQLEGWTERLPQELSAWAWAAIGRQAGIRLSPRATEFYQRASQGAREADWSDDMLAWKARAALRAGRWQQVSQAINAMPETQQADSAWVYWKARALQALARDSQDGEKLRAEAHTLLDSIAGWHDFYGKLAAEDLGRPLMLPARPAALTDEERDVARRNPGLQRALQLFSLGLRGEAVREWNWTLSFGGPGGARMNDRQLLAAAQIACDREIWDRCINTSDRTEAEFHIEQRFPMPFRREVVARAREIGLDPAYVYGLIRQESRFVMDVRSHVGASGLMQLMPATARWTARRIGINYTPDMITDRNTNIALGTSYLKLVLDDVGGSQAMGAAAYNAGPGRPRRWREGAVLETPIWIESIPFSETRDYVKKVLSNATYYGALISGRMPSLKARLGPTVGPRDPNAPPPQTDLP, from the coding sequence ATGAAAAAGGCAAACCGTGTGAATTCAGTATATCGGCGCACCTGGGCGGCCTTGCTCGCGGCGGCCAGCCTGTGCCTCGCGGCGCAGCCCTCGGCCGCGCAGGCACCGGTGGACCCGGTGCTCGACGCCCGCGACGCACTGCGCCGCCGCGACGCGGGCCGGCTGGCCCTGGCCAAGGCAAGCGCCACCTCGCAGCAGCATCCGCTGGCACAGTGGGTGGACTACTGGGAGCTGCAGAACCGGTTGCAGCAGGCCGATGCGGAGGAGCTGAACGCCTTCTTCGCCCGCTGGCCCGACACCTACGTTGCCGATCGGCTGCGCAACGACTGGCTGCTGGAGCTGGGCCGGCGCAACGACTGGGCGACCTTTTCCACCCAGTTGCCGCGCTTTCGCATGCAGGACGACAAGCAGGTCGACTGCTATGCCGTGCTGGCCCGCCGCGACGGCGGCGGCGACGACCTGCGCGCCGCCGCCCGCAAGGCCTGGATGGCGCAGCGCGAGGCCGACCAGGGCTGCTCCCTGATGGCCTTGACGCTGTACCAGGCCGGCGTGCTGACCCATGCCGACATCTGGCGCAAGGCGCGCCTGGCGACCGAGGCCGGCCGCCGCAACCCGGGACGCCAGGCCGTGGTGGTGGTGGGCACCGACGCCGCCCAGCGCTACGACGAGCTGTACGAGAACCCCGCCCGCTACCTGGCGCGACGGGCCGGCTCCGCCAACCGCACCGACGCCGAGCTGACCACGCTCGCGCTGGTGCGCCTGGCCGCGAGCGACCCCGAGGCCGCCGCCGCGCAGCTTGAGGGCTGGACCGAGCGGCTGCCGCAGGAGCTCTCGGCCTGGGCCTGGGCCGCCATCGGCCGGCAGGCCGGCATTCGGCTGTCGCCGCGGGCCACCGAGTTCTACCAGCGCGCCAGCCAGGGCGCGCGCGAGGCCGACTGGTCGGACGACATGCTGGCCTGGAAGGCGCGTGCCGCCTTGCGCGCCGGCCGCTGGCAGCAGGTGAGCCAGGCCATCAATGCGATGCCTGAAACTCAGCAGGCCGATTCCGCCTGGGTGTACTGGAAGGCGCGCGCGCTGCAGGCGCTGGCGCGCGACTCGCAGGACGGCGAGAAGCTGAGGGCCGAGGCCCACACCCTGCTGGACTCGATCGCCGGCTGGCATGACTTCTACGGCAAGCTGGCCGCCGAAGACCTGGGCCGGCCGCTGATGCTGCCGGCCCGGCCGGCGGCCCTCACCGACGAAGAGCGCGACGTCGCGCGCCGCAATCCCGGCCTGCAGCGCGCGCTGCAACTGTTCAGCCTCGGCCTGCGCGGCGAGGCGGTGCGCGAATGGAACTGGACCTTGTCCTTCGGCGGACCGGGCGGCGCTCGCATGAACGACCGGCAATTGCTGGCGGCCGCCCAGATCGCCTGCGACCGCGAGATCTGGGACCGCTGCATCAACACCAGCGACCGCACCGAGGCCGAGTTCCACATCGAGCAGCGTTTCCCGATGCCCTTTCGCCGCGAGGTGGTGGCGCGCGCCCGCGAGATCGGGCTCGACCCGGCCTATGTCTATGGCCTCATCCGGCAGGAATCGCGCTTCGTGATGGACGTGCGCTCGCATGTCGGGGCCTCCGGCCTGATGCAGCTGATGCCCGCCACCGCCCGCTGGACGGCGCGCCGCATCGGCATCAACTACACGCCGGACATGATCACCGACCGCAACACCAACATCGCGCTCGGCACCAGCTACCTGAAGCTGGTGCTCGACGATGTGGGCGGCTCGCAGGCCATGGGCGCCGCCGCCTACAACGCCGGCCCCGGGCGCCCGCGCCGCTGGCGCGAAGGCGCGGTGCTGGAGACGCCGATCTGGATCGAGAGCATTCCGTTCTCGGAAACGCGCGACTATGTGAAGAAGGTGTTGTCCAATGCGACCTACTATGGGGCGCTGATCAGCGGCCGCATGCCCTCGCTGAAGGCCCGCCTGGGCCCCACGGTGGGCCCGCGCGACCCGAATGCGCCGCCGCCGCAGACCGACTTGCCCTGA
- a CDS encoding 5-formyltetrahydrofolate cyclo-ligase — translation MDWTAPPQALIKDRAALRRHLLAERERWAGGMASDAGWQAVQEAMAGHLRQVLLMLEPQLLGVYWPIRSEFNAAVALKADNECARLPLALPWARRTPREMEYRRWQGDAPTLLDECGIPSVAGAAVVPDVLLVPCVGYHPQGFRLGYGGGYFDRWLARHPHVTAVGIAWSGSEVAFEPEAHDLPLMLVVTERGVVSPGS, via the coding sequence ATGGATTGGACCGCTCCCCCTCAGGCACTCATCAAAGATCGTGCCGCCCTGCGTCGGCACCTGCTGGCCGAACGCGAACGCTGGGCGGGCGGCATGGCGTCCGACGCCGGATGGCAGGCGGTGCAGGAGGCGATGGCGGGGCATCTCCGGCAGGTACTGCTGATGCTGGAGCCGCAGTTGTTGGGGGTGTACTGGCCGATACGATCCGAATTTAACGCAGCAGTTGCATTAAAGGCCGACAACGAGTGCGCCCGGCTGCCGCTGGCGCTGCCCTGGGCGCGCCGCACACCGCGCGAGATGGAGTACCGCCGCTGGCAAGGTGACGCGCCGACGCTGCTGGACGAGTGCGGCATTCCGAGCGTGGCGGGTGCCGCGGTGGTGCCGGACGTGCTGCTGGTGCCCTGCGTCGGCTACCACCCCCAGGGCTTTCGGCTCGGCTACGGCGGCGGCTACTTCGACCGCTGGCTGGCACGCCACCCGCACGTGACGGCGGTAGGCATCGCCTGGTCCGGCAGCGAAGTCGCCTTCGAGCCGGAGGCACACGACCTGCCGTTGATGCTGGTCGTGACCGAACGCGGCGTGGTCAGTCCAGGGAGCTGA
- a CDS encoding LysR substrate-binding domain-containing protein produces MNEHRQRPLAVGTLRAFEAVARHLSFRLAAEELHLTQSAISRQIQSLEQEVGAPLFVRGTRHVELSQAGTALLRTVAPLLHRLDLTVRQIRRTRSRRTISVTTFASMASLWLIPRLEAFQREHPDLDIRVSACDAFVEVDGVEIDAALRYSRGPQDGCEARRLFGEVLTPVVSPWLLERASNGQGPPLRSPADLAQHTLLEEDDGHPYSHLLSWRTWLAHQGLPELTPQRWIYFNYTYQQVQASLTGQGVALARLPMVAPALASGELVEPFGPAGRLQGAHVYWLVVSPLALERPEVAQFCAWVERQAALTRAGVEAESDASTSLSSLD; encoded by the coding sequence ATGAATGAGCATCGTCAGCGGCCGCTAGCGGTGGGCACGTTGCGTGCATTCGAGGCGGTGGCTCGCCACCTCAGCTTCCGCTTGGCGGCGGAAGAGCTGCACCTGACGCAGTCGGCCATCAGCCGGCAGATTCAGTCGCTGGAGCAGGAGGTGGGGGCGCCCCTTTTCGTGCGCGGCACGCGGCATGTGGAGCTGAGCCAGGCCGGCACGGCGTTGCTCCGCACGGTCGCGCCGCTGCTGCACCGGCTGGACCTCACCGTGCGGCAGATCCGGCGCACGCGGTCACGCCGCACCATCAGTGTGACCACCTTCGCCTCGATGGCGTCGCTGTGGTTGATCCCGCGGCTGGAGGCCTTCCAGCGCGAGCATCCCGACCTCGACATCCGCGTCAGCGCCTGCGACGCCTTCGTGGAGGTTGACGGTGTGGAGATCGACGCCGCCCTGCGCTATTCGCGCGGTCCCCAGGACGGCTGCGAGGCCCGCCGGCTGTTTGGTGAAGTGTTGACGCCGGTGGTCAGCCCCTGGCTGCTGGAGCGGGCCAGCAACGGCCAGGGGCCGCCGCTGCGCAGCCCTGCGGATCTGGCGCAGCACACCCTGCTGGAGGAGGACGATGGCCATCCCTACAGCCACCTGCTGAGCTGGCGCACCTGGCTCGCACATCAGGGCCTGCCGGAGCTGACGCCGCAGCGCTGGATCTACTTCAACTACACCTACCAGCAGGTGCAGGCCTCGCTGACGGGCCAAGGCGTGGCGTTGGCCCGCCTGCCGATGGTCGCGCCCGCGCTGGCCTCCGGCGAGCTGGTGGAGCCTTTCGGTCCCGCCGGCCGCCTGCAGGGCGCCCATGTCTACTGGCTGGTGGTGTCGCCGCTCGCGCTGGAGCGGCCGGAGGTGGCGCAGTTCTGCGCCTGGGTGGAACGGCAGGCCGCGCTGACGCGCGCCGGGGTAGAGGCCGAATCGGACGCCTCGACCTCGCTCAGCTCCCTGGACTGA
- a CDS encoding DUF2917 domain-containing protein, with product MDRIDSSALMFTSQQCGSAVWTLAAGRSITLKTVAPTVLKVSSGRVWATAGDGSDQTSDDLVLSAGEELALPAGQTLVIEGWPSACFEMALAALPVRRQEAAMPPLWPALKALGAWWSASARAPQRAWR from the coding sequence ATGGACCGCATCGACAGCTCGGCACTCATGTTCACATCGCAACAATGTGGCAGCGCAGTATGGACATTGGCCGCAGGGCGGTCAATCACGCTGAAGACGGTGGCGCCGACGGTGCTCAAGGTCTCCTCGGGCCGCGTCTGGGCCACTGCCGGCGACGGCAGCGACCAGACGTCCGATGACCTCGTGCTGTCGGCCGGCGAGGAGCTGGCCCTGCCGGCCGGCCAGACCCTGGTGATTGAAGGCTGGCCGAGCGCCTGCTTCGAGATGGCCCTGGCGGCGCTGCCGGTGCGCCGCCAGGAGGCTGCCATGCCGCCGCTGTGGCCGGCCCTCAAGGCGCTCGGCGCCTGGTGGTCCGCTTCGGCGCGGGCGCCGCAGCGGGCTTGGCGCTGA
- a CDS encoding TfoX/Sxy family protein — protein sequence MSATAIDPARAWTDHCLELLQSLGPCNARRMFGGWGIYHDGLFFALIVSERLYFKVDALTESLWREAGGEPFIYAARGREVKVRYYTPPDEALESSTLMLPWARLALEAALRARSAGTARTRLSAKPAAAPAPKRTTRRRAP from the coding sequence ATGTCTGCCACCGCGATCGACCCCGCCCGAGCCTGGACCGACCACTGTCTGGAGCTGCTGCAAAGCCTGGGGCCTTGCAACGCCCGGCGCATGTTCGGCGGCTGGGGCATCTACCACGACGGCCTGTTCTTCGCCCTCATCGTCAGCGAACGCCTCTACTTCAAGGTCGATGCGCTGACCGAATCGCTGTGGCGCGAGGCTGGCGGCGAGCCGTTCATCTACGCCGCCCGCGGCCGCGAGGTCAAGGTGCGCTACTACACGCCGCCGGACGAGGCCCTCGAATCCTCCACCCTGATGCTGCCCTGGGCCCGGCTGGCGCTGGAGGCGGCGCTGCGCGCCCGCTCGGCCGGCACCGCGCGCACCCGCCTCAGCGCCAAGCCCGCTGCGGCGCCCGCGCCGAAGCGGACCACCAGGCGCCGAGCGCCTTGA
- the htpX gene encoding zinc metalloprotease HtpX codes for MFNLLKTAVLMAAITALFVAIGAVLGGQQGMMVALLIALGMNFFSYWFSDQLVLKMYNAREVDESTAPQFYRMVRELAQRAQLPMPRVYIIDEHAPNAFATGRNPSNAAVAATTGIMRVLTDRELRGVMAHELAHVKHRDILISTISATMAGAISMLANMAMFFGGRDSEGRPANPIAGLLVMLLAPLAASLIQMAISRAREFEADRGGAEISGDPQALASALDKIHRHARGIPLDATERHPETAQMMIVNPLSGGGLSGLFSTHPSTEERVERLLAMARGAAMR; via the coding sequence ATGTTCAACTTGCTGAAGACGGCGGTCCTGATGGCCGCCATCACCGCGCTGTTTGTCGCCATTGGCGCCGTGCTCGGCGGGCAGCAGGGCATGATGGTGGCGCTGCTGATCGCCCTGGGCATGAACTTCTTCAGCTACTGGTTCAGCGACCAGCTGGTGCTGAAGATGTACAACGCCCGCGAGGTCGACGAAAGCACCGCGCCGCAGTTCTACCGCATGGTGCGCGAGCTGGCGCAGCGGGCCCAGCTGCCGATGCCGCGGGTCTACATCATCGACGAGCACGCGCCGAACGCCTTCGCCACCGGCCGCAACCCGTCCAACGCGGCGGTCGCCGCCACCACCGGCATCATGCGGGTGCTGACCGACCGTGAGCTGCGCGGCGTGATGGCGCACGAGCTGGCGCACGTGAAGCACCGCGACATCCTCATCAGCACCATCAGCGCGACGATGGCCGGCGCCATCTCGATGCTGGCCAACATGGCGATGTTCTTCGGCGGCCGCGACAGCGAAGGCCGTCCGGCCAACCCCATTGCGGGCCTGCTGGTGATGTTGCTGGCCCCGCTGGCGGCCAGCCTCATCCAGATGGCCATCAGCCGTGCACGCGAGTTCGAGGCCGACCGCGGCGGTGCCGAGATCTCGGGCGATCCGCAGGCGCTGGCCTCGGCGCTGGACAAGATCCACCGCCATGCCCGCGGCATCCCGCTCGACGCCACCGAGCGCCATCCCGAGACGGCGCAGATGATGATCGTCAATCCGCTGTCGGGCGGCGGGCTGAGCGGCCTGTTCAGCACCCACCCGAGCACCGAGGAGCGGGTGGAGCGCCTGCTGGCCATGGCGCGCGGCGCCGCCATGCGCTGA
- the fmt gene encoding methionyl-tRNA formyltransferase → MKLVFAGTPEFAQAALAGLHSAGFEIPLVLTQPDRPAGRGMKLQPSPVKQFALSHGIEVAQPRSLRLDGKFPDEAAAAQARLQAVQPDVMVVAAYGLILPAWVLALPRLGCLNIHASLLPRWRGAAPIHRAIESGDGSSGITIMQMDEGLDTGDMLLTEVLPIAATDSTGSLHDKLAPLGSRLIVEALELAACGGLSPRPQPEQGVTYAHKIDKAEAEIDWRLPADVLERRMRAFDPFPGAVGLLDGVALKCWRAERVDAQGEPGRVLAVDAAGPVVACGSGALRLTQLQKPGGRRLAAAEFLSGHTVKPGMVFELPAA, encoded by the coding sequence ATGAAGCTAGTTTTTGCCGGCACGCCGGAATTTGCCCAGGCCGCGCTGGCAGGGCTGCATTCCGCGGGCTTCGAGATCCCGCTAGTATTGACCCAGCCCGACCGCCCGGCGGGCCGCGGCATGAAGCTGCAGCCCAGCCCGGTGAAGCAGTTTGCCCTGTCGCACGGCATCGAGGTGGCGCAGCCGCGCAGCCTGCGCCTGGACGGCAAGTTTCCCGACGAAGCGGCCGCCGCCCAGGCCCGGCTGCAGGCGGTGCAGCCGGACGTGATGGTGGTGGCTGCCTACGGGCTGATCCTGCCGGCCTGGGTGCTCGCGCTGCCGCGGCTCGGTTGCCTCAACATCCATGCCTCGCTGCTGCCGCGCTGGCGCGGGGCGGCGCCCATCCACCGCGCCATCGAGAGCGGCGACGGCAGCAGCGGCATCACCATCATGCAGATGGACGAGGGCCTGGACACCGGCGACATGCTGCTGACCGAGGTGCTGCCGATCGCCGCGACCGACAGCACCGGCTCACTGCACGACAAGCTGGCGCCGCTGGGCAGCCGCTTGATCGTCGAGGCGCTGGAGCTCGCCGCCTGCGGCGGCCTGTCGCCCCGGCCGCAGCCGGAGCAGGGCGTCACCTACGCGCACAAGATCGACAAGGCGGAGGCCGAGATCGACTGGCGCCTGCCCGCCGACGTGCTGGAGCGCCGCATGCGGGCGTTCGACCCTTTCCCCGGTGCGGTGGGCTTGCTCGACGGCGTGGCCCTGAAATGCTGGCGCGCCGAACGGGTCGACGCGCAGGGTGAGCCGGGGCGGGTGCTGGCGGTGGATGCTGCCGGCCCGGTGGTGGCCTGCGGCAGCGGGGCGCTGCGGCTCACGCAGTTGCAGAAGCCGGGCGGACGCCGGCTGGCGGCGGCCGAATTCCTCTCCGGTCATACTGTGAAGCCAGGCATGGTTTTTGAGCTGCCTGCCGCTTGA
- the def gene encoding peptide deformylase — MAKLNILRYPDPRLHTVAKPVQAVDARIQRLVDDMLETMYDANGIGLAATQVDVHERVIVIDVSDERDEPRVLINPELVAVSDEMLVWEEGCLSVPTFYDKVDRHARVTVKALDREGRPHQFDAEQLLAVCVQHEMDHLMGKVFVEYLSPLKRDRIRSKLVKRHREDTKAR; from the coding sequence ATGGCCAAACTGAACATCCTCCGATATCCCGATCCCCGCCTGCACACCGTCGCCAAGCCGGTGCAGGCGGTGGACGCCCGCATCCAGCGCCTGGTCGACGACATGCTGGAAACCATGTACGACGCCAATGGCATCGGGCTGGCCGCCACCCAGGTGGACGTCCACGAGCGTGTCATCGTGATCGACGTCTCCGACGAGCGTGACGAGCCGCGCGTGTTGATCAACCCCGAGCTGGTGGCCGTCAGCGACGAGATGCTGGTGTGGGAAGAGGGCTGCCTGTCGGTGCCCACCTTCTACGACAAGGTGGACCGCCATGCCCGTGTCACCGTGAAGGCGCTGGACCGCGAGGGCCGGCCCCACCAGTTCGACGCCGAGCAATTGCTCGCGGTCTGCGTGCAGCACGAGATGGACCACCTGATGGGCAAGGTCTTCGTGGAGTACCTGTCGCCGCTCAAGCGCGACCGCATCCGCAGCAAGCTGGTCAAGCGCCACCGCGAGGACACGAAGGCGCGCTGA
- a CDS encoding LysM peptidoglycan-binding domain-containing protein has protein sequence MGGWRAAIGIALLAGTTAAWAVNYPITPQQRSTAQQVAEAGVPLSELSPNAPDSYTVKRGDTLWDISSMFLKRPWRWPELWGMNLDQIRNPHLIYPGQVLFLEKVDGRARLRVGRPVGNGTVKLSPRVRSEGLDGAISSIPLHLIEPFLNEAVIFNTNELEAAPRIVAAQENRVLLTRGDSAYVRGGEIADLRDWRLFRNPKPLVDPRSKEVLGYEAVYVGTASYTRPGETGKNGEVIPATFRIESTRLEAGIGDRLSPVPPRDFISYVPHAPQQEVDGLIASLYGDALTAGQNQIVALNKGSQDGLERGHVLALWRYGRNAVDNTDGKRVAIKLPDERHGLLFVFRVFDRMSYALVLNVQEPVRVGDRFTQP, from the coding sequence ATGGGCGGATGGCGTGCCGCCATCGGCATCGCCTTGCTGGCGGGCACCACCGCGGCCTGGGCCGTCAATTATCCGATCACGCCGCAGCAGCGTTCCACCGCACAGCAGGTGGCCGAAGCCGGTGTGCCGCTGTCGGAACTGTCGCCCAACGCCCCTGACTCCTACACCGTGAAGCGCGGCGATACGCTGTGGGACATCTCTTCGATGTTCCTCAAGCGTCCGTGGCGCTGGCCGGAACTGTGGGGCATGAACCTCGACCAGATCCGCAACCCCCACCTGATCTACCCCGGCCAGGTGCTGTTCCTTGAAAAGGTCGACGGCCGTGCACGACTGCGCGTGGGCCGCCCGGTGGGCAACGGCACGGTGAAGCTCTCGCCGCGCGTGCGCAGCGAAGGCCTGGACGGCGCCATCAGCTCCATCCCGCTGCACCTGATCGAGCCCTTCCTCAACGAGGCGGTGATCTTCAACACCAATGAGCTGGAGGCCGCCCCCCGCATCGTCGCCGCTCAGGAAAACCGGGTGTTGCTGACCCGTGGCGACAGTGCCTATGTGCGTGGCGGCGAGATTGCCGACCTGCGCGACTGGCGCCTGTTCCGCAATCCCAAGCCGCTGGTCGACCCGCGCAGCAAGGAAGTGCTGGGCTACGAGGCCGTCTATGTCGGCACTGCGTCCTACACCCGCCCCGGTGAGACCGGCAAGAACGGCGAAGTCATCCCCGCCACCTTCCGCATCGAGTCGACGCGGCTGGAAGCCGGCATTGGCGACCGCCTCTCGCCGGTGCCGCCGCGCGACTTCATCAGCTACGTGCCGCATGCACCGCAACAGGAAGTCGACGGCCTGATCGCCTCGCTCTACGGCGATGCGCTGACCGCCGGCCAGAACCAGATCGTGGCGCTCAACAAGGGCAGCCAGGACGGCCTGGAGCGTGGCCATGTGCTGGCCCTGTGGCGCTATGGCCGTAACGCGGTGGACAACACCGACGGCAAGCGCGTCGCCATCAAGCTGCCCGACGAACGGCATGGCCTGCTGTTCGTGTTCCGTGTGTTCGACCGCATGTCGTATGCGCTGGTCCTGAACGTGCAGGAACCGGTGCGGGTCGGCGACCGCTTCACGCAGCCCTGA
- the dprA gene encoding DNA-processing protein DprA — MERDELAAWLRLLGTPGIGSESARRLLATFASPQAVFQASEAALRRVVSATQAAALAAPPADLPALLDTTTAWLAASADRHLLALGDPAYPALLLATADPPLLLYAQGRLDWLRPPAVAVVGSRNPTRPGADHARAFAAALSQAGQVVVSGLALGIDGAAHEGALDAGGATIAVVGTGLDRVYPARHQALAHRIAGHGLLLSEYPLGTPPLAANFPRRNRIISGLAQGTLVVEAALQSGSLITARMAAEQGREVFAIPGSIHSPQSRGCHLLIKQGAKLVESAADILEELQAPAAPATAGLPQGGPEGDDGDPVLAALGWEPGSLDALVARTGWPAAELSARLLELELSGQVARLPGQLFQRIASA, encoded by the coding sequence ATCGAGCGCGACGAACTGGCTGCCTGGCTGCGGCTGCTCGGCACCCCGGGCATCGGCAGCGAATCCGCACGCCGCCTGTTGGCGACGTTTGCGTCTCCACAGGCCGTCTTCCAGGCTTCGGAAGCGGCCCTGCGCCGGGTGGTGTCCGCCACCCAGGCGGCTGCCCTTGCCGCCCCGCCCGCCGATCTCCCGGCCCTGCTCGACACCACCACCGCCTGGCTGGCCGCCTCGGCCGACCGCCACCTGCTGGCGCTGGGCGACCCCGCCTACCCGGCCCTGCTGCTGGCCACCGCGGATCCGCCACTGCTGTTGTACGCCCAGGGCCGCCTCGACTGGCTGCGGCCCCCCGCGGTCGCGGTGGTCGGCAGCCGCAACCCCACCCGCCCGGGAGCCGATCATGCCCGCGCCTTCGCTGCGGCCCTGAGCCAGGCCGGCCAGGTGGTCGTCTCCGGCCTGGCGCTCGGCATCGACGGCGCCGCCCATGAAGGGGCGCTGGACGCAGGAGGCGCCACCATCGCGGTGGTCGGCACCGGGCTCGACCGGGTTTATCCAGCGCGTCACCAGGCGCTGGCCCACCGCATCGCGGGCCACGGCCTGCTGCTGAGCGAGTACCCGCTTGGCACGCCGCCGCTGGCGGCGAACTTTCCGCGGCGCAACCGCATCATCTCGGGCCTGGCGCAGGGCACCCTGGTGGTGGAAGCCGCCCTGCAGTCCGGCTCGCTGATCACCGCCCGGATGGCGGCCGAGCAAGGCCGCGAGGTCTTTGCCATACCGGGCTCCATCCACTCGCCGCAGTCGCGCGGCTGCCACTTGCTGATCAAGCAGGGCGCCAAGCTGGTGGAAAGCGCCGCCGACATCCTCGAAGAACTGCAGGCGCCGGCCGCCCCGGCAACGGCCGGCCTGCCGCAGGGCGGCCCCGAGGGCGACGACGGCGACCCGGTCCTGGCGGCCCTGGGCTGGGAACCGGGCAGCCTCGATGCGCTGGTCGCACGCACCGGATGGCCGGCGGCGGAGCTGAGCGCCCGGCTGCTCGAACTGGAGCTGAGCGGCCAGGTGGCGCGGCTGCCAGGCCAGCTCTTCCAGCGCATTGCGTCGGCCTGA
- a CDS encoding DUF494 family protein codes for MFDVLVYLYENYWRPDACPDHAQLTRKLSAVGFESDEIQEALSWLDGLTHASETHAGTQGPLSMRVFTPAEQEQLGEECMGFISFLGSAGVLPAPMREIVIDRAMVSSGSPMSLEDLKIIVLMVFWSLGEEPDALILDELFVDVADRLIH; via the coding sequence ATGTTCGATGTGCTCGTCTACCTCTACGAAAACTACTGGCGGCCGGACGCTTGTCCCGACCATGCGCAGCTCACGCGCAAGCTGTCGGCCGTCGGCTTCGAGAGCGACGAGATCCAGGAAGCCTTGAGCTGGCTGGACGGCCTCACGCATGCGTCCGAGACCCATGCCGGCACCCAAGGCCCGCTCAGCATGCGCGTCTTCACACCGGCCGAGCAGGAACAGCTGGGCGAGGAATGCATGGGCTTCATCAGCTTCCTCGGCAGCGCCGGCGTGCTGCCCGCGCCGATGCGCGAGATCGTCATCGACCGCGCCATGGTCAGCAGCGGCAGCCCGATGTCGCTGGAAGACCTGAAGATCATCGTGCTGATGGTGTTCTGGAGCCTCGGCGAAGAGCCTGACGCGCTGATCCTCGACGAGTTGTTCGTCGACGTCGCCGACCGCCTGATCCACTGA